A single Pedobacter sp. PACM 27299 DNA region contains:
- a CDS encoding S41 family peptidase: MTFLKPNQLSFLAAAALSVTMTLAFTLSANAQKQETLLIRSPAVSANHLAFVYGGDIWISDKDGSNPRRLTVNPAVEQNPLFSPDGKQIAFTGNYDGNTDVYVIPIEGGAPKRVTYHPAADVMRGWLDNNQLYFTSTRDYQFALSPRLHQINIDGTAEKALPMPEAVQGTPSADKRYWAYIKNTDPTERSNVAFKRYRGGGMPQIWIFDTQTKDIEIIPGVGSNNVKPQWVGNKVYFLSDRDLTMNLFSYDVKSKKTEKLTDFKDYDIKTLTAGPGVIAFEQAGKAHLLETANHKVRDISINIQADAPYKRPHYIDMASNIRNSEISPTGVRALFESRGEIYSVPKEKGDARNLSNSPGSYDKFPAWSPDGKYISYLSDKDGNYQLVLLNQATKEAPIYIPLGKTAFYYQPVWSPDSKKLFYGDAHLNLFYIDINARKPILVKADKDGSSPGRSFSALQPAWSPDSKWISYVATLPNSVSAVYLYNLDKESHTQVTDGMSEVSSPNFSRDGKYLFFLASTDVGLTNSGLHMSAYQRPVNYNAYALILSKKTPSIYKTESDEEVIKSEDSPAKKKEEPKKESSKKDKKGKEAEKPAAPPVKAPIEIDLADLRSRIIPLPISGSINGLDGGVDGMLLYYKNDELGALDLKKMESSTLVSGISSLSISADGKSMLYGSRGNYYIVDAGKKPGSSEAGKLKLDGIKVLVDPTAEWKQMFDEVWSMEKDFFYVENMHGTDWPAMKVKYEKFLPYVNHRSDLSYVFNEMMGEMVVGHNYISPGDEPGAPSVSVGLLGADYEVDNGFYKIKKIFTRLDWNPTFKAPLAEPGLNIKEGDYIVAVEGVPLTSKTSIYSLFDFKAGKQVAIKVNSKPSLDGAREVVVVPVAAPQEFELRKMDWVENNRKRVDKISDGKIAYVYMPNTGPDGYTYFNRYYFSQMDKKALLMDERNNGGGWVADYVIDLLSRELMSYWGIRDGKSFTTPGNGIFGPKAMLINENAGSGGDMMPYMFKKKGLGKLVGRTTMGILVGISGYPLLLDGGSITSPNFGVYDTDGKWIIENEGVAPDIFVEQTPKDLLEGRDPQLERTIKVLQEEIKTYKYPNVTKPKDPIRGH; this comes from the coding sequence ATGACCTTTCTTAAACCTAATCAATTATCATTTTTAGCCGCTGCCGCATTATCGGTCACCATGACCCTGGCCTTTACGCTTTCAGCGAATGCACAAAAGCAAGAAACCCTTTTAATCCGAAGCCCTGCAGTTAGTGCCAATCATTTAGCATTTGTGTATGGCGGCGACATTTGGATCTCCGACAAAGACGGCAGTAATCCAAGACGACTAACGGTAAATCCAGCGGTAGAGCAGAACCCATTGTTTTCTCCTGATGGCAAACAAATTGCCTTTACTGGAAACTATGATGGCAATACCGATGTATATGTCATTCCTATTGAAGGTGGCGCTCCTAAAAGAGTGACTTACCACCCTGCTGCCGATGTGATGCGTGGATGGCTAGACAATAACCAGTTATATTTTACTTCTACAAGAGACTATCAATTTGCATTGAGTCCGAGGTTACACCAGATTAATATCGATGGGACTGCTGAAAAGGCTTTACCAATGCCGGAAGCTGTTCAGGGTACCCCTTCTGCGGACAAAAGGTACTGGGCTTATATCAAAAACACCGATCCAACGGAACGTAGCAACGTTGCTTTTAAGCGCTATCGTGGTGGTGGTATGCCACAGATCTGGATCTTTGACACACAAACAAAAGACATCGAAATCATTCCTGGTGTGGGTTCTAATAATGTGAAGCCACAATGGGTAGGCAATAAAGTTTATTTCTTATCCGACAGAGATCTGACCATGAACTTGTTCAGTTATGATGTGAAAAGCAAAAAAACAGAGAAGTTAACAGATTTCAAGGATTACGATATTAAAACCTTAACTGCTGGCCCTGGAGTAATTGCTTTTGAGCAGGCTGGTAAAGCACATTTACTAGAGACGGCTAATCATAAGGTCCGCGATATTTCGATCAACATTCAGGCAGATGCGCCTTATAAAAGGCCACACTACATTGATATGGCCAGTAATATCCGCAATTCAGAAATCTCTCCTACTGGAGTAAGGGCCCTTTTTGAAAGTCGCGGGGAAATCTATTCAGTCCCTAAAGAAAAAGGAGATGCGAGAAACTTGTCGAATTCTCCTGGCAGTTATGATAAATTCCCAGCCTGGTCGCCAGATGGGAAGTATATTTCTTACTTGTCTGATAAAGACGGCAACTATCAATTGGTACTCTTAAATCAGGCCACTAAAGAAGCACCAATCTATATCCCGTTAGGGAAGACGGCATTTTATTACCAGCCGGTATGGTCGCCGGATAGCAAGAAATTGTTTTATGGCGATGCCCATTTGAACTTGTTCTATATTGATATTAATGCCCGCAAGCCAATTTTGGTGAAAGCGGATAAGGATGGGTCTTCTCCTGGCAGGTCATTTAGTGCGCTACAACCTGCCTGGTCGCCGGATTCTAAATGGATTTCTTATGTCGCTACCTTACCCAATTCGGTAAGTGCAGTCTATTTATATAACCTCGACAAGGAAAGCCATACTCAGGTTACTGATGGGATGAGCGAGGTATCTTCTCCGAATTTCAGTAGAGATGGTAAATATTTATTCTTCCTGGCGAGTACGGATGTGGGTTTAACCAATAGTGGGTTACACATGTCGGCTTATCAGCGACCAGTAAATTACAACGCTTATGCATTGATTCTTTCCAAGAAAACGCCTTCAATATACAAAACTGAAAGTGATGAAGAGGTCATAAAATCTGAGGACAGTCCTGCGAAGAAAAAAGAAGAGCCTAAAAAAGAATCTTCGAAAAAAGATAAAAAAGGAAAAGAAGCAGAGAAACCTGCTGCTCCTCCGGTAAAAGCTCCGATTGAAATAGATCTTGCTGATTTGAGGAGCCGGATTATTCCGCTTCCTATATCTGGCAGCATTAATGGGCTAGATGGTGGAGTAGATGGGATGTTACTTTACTATAAAAATGATGAGCTGGGTGCATTGGATTTGAAAAAGATGGAAAGCAGTACCTTGGTTTCCGGAATTTCCAGCCTGAGTATAAGTGCTGACGGGAAGTCTATGCTTTACGGTTCCAGAGGAAACTATTACATCGTTGATGCAGGTAAAAAACCAGGAAGTTCAGAAGCTGGAAAGCTAAAACTGGATGGCATCAAAGTATTGGTAGACCCTACTGCAGAGTGGAAACAAATGTTTGATGAGGTTTGGAGTATGGAGAAAGACTTTTTTTATGTAGAAAATATGCACGGTACCGATTGGCCAGCTATGAAGGTAAAGTATGAGAAATTCCTTCCTTATGTAAACCACCGTTCTGACCTTTCTTATGTTTTCAATGAGATGATGGGTGAAATGGTAGTTGGTCACAACTATATATCTCCTGGTGATGAACCTGGTGCTCCCTCAGTTTCTGTAGGCTTATTGGGTGCAGATTATGAGGTAGACAATGGTTTCTATAAGATCAAAAAGATCTTTACCCGTCTGGATTGGAATCCAACTTTTAAAGCACCATTGGCAGAACCAGGATTGAACATCAAAGAAGGTGATTATATCGTAGCGGTTGAAGGCGTACCACTGACTTCAAAAACTTCTATATATAGTCTTTTTGACTTCAAAGCGGGCAAACAGGTTGCGATCAAAGTAAATAGCAAGCCAAGTTTAGATGGTGCCAGAGAAGTAGTAGTGGTACCGGTAGCGGCGCCTCAGGAATTCGAGTTGAGAAAGATGGACTGGGTAGAGAACAACCGCAAAAGAGTAGATAAAATAAGTGATGGCAAAATTGCTTATGTCTATATGCCGAATACAGGCCCTGATGGTTACACCTATTTCAACAGGTATTATTTTTCCCAAATGGATAAGAAAGCCTTATTAATGGATGAGCGTAACAACGGTGGCGGATGGGTTGCAGATTATGTGATTGATTTGCTAAGCCGTGAATTGATGAGCTATTGGGGAATCAGGGATGGAAAAAGTTTCACCACTCCAGGGAATGGCATCTTCGGTCCGAAAGCCATGCTGATCAATGAAAATGCCGGTTCTGGAGGCGATATGATGCCTTATATGTTTAAGAAAAAAGGATTGGGTAAATTAGTTGGTCGTACTACTATGGGTATCCTGGTAGGGATCAGCGGTTATCCTCTTTTACTGGATGGAGGCAGCATCACCTCTCCTAACTTCGGTGTATACGATACTGATGGAAAATGGATCATTGAGAACGAAGGTGTGGCACCGGATATTTTCGTTGAACAAACTCCTAAAGATTTACTGGAGGGCAGAGATCCTCAATTGGAACGTACTATTAAGGTGTTGCAAGAGGAGATCAAAACTTACAAATATCCGAATGTAACTAAACCTAAAGACCCAATCCGAGGTCATTAA